Proteins encoded by one window of Cylindrospermum stagnale PCC 7417:
- the cysC gene encoding adenylyl-sulfate kinase, producing the protein MRRLKKLNHSGVTLWFTGLSGAGKTTIASGVMSILQSRNCRVEMLDGDQVRTHLSKGLGFSKEDRDTNIRRLGFVAGLLSRNGIIAIVAAISPYRQIRQEIRQNTTNFFEVYVKSPLAICEARDVKGLYAQARAGKIQNFTGINDPYEAPLNPEIVCFTDLETVAESVSKVILKLEHKGYIC; encoded by the coding sequence ATAAGGAGATTGAAAAAATTGAATCATTCAGGTGTGACACTGTGGTTTACAGGGTTAAGTGGAGCAGGCAAAACCACAATTGCCTCAGGCGTTATGTCTATACTCCAAAGCAGAAATTGTCGGGTAGAAATGCTAGATGGTGATCAAGTCCGCACCCATTTATCAAAAGGCTTAGGCTTTAGCAAAGAAGATAGAGACACTAATATTCGCAGACTGGGGTTTGTTGCTGGCTTGCTGAGTCGAAATGGTATCATTGCCATAGTCGCTGCTATCAGTCCCTATCGGCAAATTCGCCAAGAAATTCGCCAGAATACGACTAACTTTTTTGAAGTCTATGTTAAATCACCTTTGGCAATCTGCGAAGCTCGTGATGTTAAAGGTTTATATGCTCAAGCCAGAGCAGGTAAAATTCAAAATTTCACAGGAATTAACGACCCTTATGAAGCACCACTAAATCCGGAAATTGTCTGCTTTACAGACTTAGAAACAGTTGCCGAAAGTGTAAGCAAAGTAATTCTCAAACTAGAACACAAAGGATATATTTGCTAA
- a CDS encoding tetratricopeptide repeat protein, translating into MEWDDFLATEAATHGLSPEQTEAFLIRLNKKNSGKGEAKLAVELNIDVTAFKKRMTQVYDKFAQSCPELANSHRGKLEKLRAWLTAKYNGVENTPPTIKETHHNLPPAVPSERFVGREEELQKLHQQLQTSQQVAIVAVEGMGGVGKTELATQYAKQHLQNYPGGVCWLSAQGIDVGIQILRFAELKFNIIAPDDWELIDRVKFCCEKWEPGEVLLVFDNVTDYKQVQCYQPESPRFKLLLTTRFEFDSTLQQLPLGVLKPLAAMKLLKLLVGRERLQNEAWFARKICKFLGYLPLALELVGRYLMKMPDLSLETLWKRLDKKRLEHEAIAKANPLMLYQYGVAEAFELSWEKLDEKAQGLGCWLSLYALADIPYSVEGMEDDEEQELLEKAIRDLRELHLIERINKGIYRLHPLIRQFFQMKLDESSNADEVKTAFVAEMLEIGEEIPQQPTLDVIQKLTPFIPHLAEVANDLSEYISDENLMIPFTKLGWFYQGQCFYEQAEPWLEKCIEVIKNRLGSEHCYFAISSSNLALLYQSQGRYKEAKQKFQQALELSKYWSVKDEVLFAIILDNLAVIFYLQGQYKEAEAKFQQALEIFTTILGDENTRVANTLNHLAQVYQTQDNYSKAGTLLKQVLEMRKNLQGENHPDFAQSLNNLAAFYASQGDYIEAQTLCWQALKMKNILQGENHPDVALILTNIGVLYFYQKSFNEAEALLKQALEMRKCLHGETHPDIANSLNHMALFYSGSSRYDEAEPLFKKALEIRKSLLSENHPDIATSLYNLARLYTDTGCYTKAKSHYQEPLVIYERTLGVGHSRTMNVRESYAIFLEEVYR; encoded by the coding sequence ATGGAATGGGATGATTTTCTAGCAACAGAAGCTGCGACTCACGGCTTATCCCCAGAACAAACGGAAGCATTTTTAATTCGGTTGAATAAAAAAAACTCAGGGAAGGGTGAAGCGAAACTTGCTGTTGAATTAAACATCGATGTTACTGCGTTCAAAAAGCGAATGACTCAGGTTTATGATAAATTCGCCCAGAGTTGTCCTGAGTTAGCGAATTCTCATCGGGGTAAATTAGAAAAGTTACGGGCTTGGTTGACAGCGAAATATAACGGCGTAGAAAATACACCCCCGACAATTAAAGAAACTCATCATAATCTTCCCCCCGCAGTTCCCTCAGAAAGATTTGTTGGACGAGAGGAGGAATTGCAAAAGCTGCATCAGCAGTTACAAACATCTCAGCAAGTTGCAATTGTCGCAGTTGAGGGTATGGGTGGAGTGGGTAAAACTGAACTCGCTACCCAATACGCTAAACAGCATTTACAAAATTATCCCGGTGGGGTTTGCTGGTTATCTGCACAAGGTATTGATGTGGGTATTCAGATTCTCAGATTTGCAGAATTAAAATTTAACATCATTGCACCCGATGACTGGGAATTAATCGATAGGGTGAAATTTTGCTGTGAAAAGTGGGAACCTGGAGAAGTGTTGCTGGTGTTTGATAATGTCACAGACTACAAACAAGTGCAGTGTTATCAACCAGAATCACCCCGTTTTAAATTACTGCTAACTACGCGCTTTGAGTTTGATAGTACTTTGCAGCAATTACCGCTTGGTGTTCTCAAACCATTAGCAGCGATGAAGTTATTAAAATTGCTGGTGGGTAGAGAACGACTGCAAAATGAAGCTTGGTTTGCGAGAAAAATTTGTAAATTCTTGGGATATTTGCCTTTAGCGTTAGAGTTGGTGGGGCGATATTTGATGAAAATGCCGGATTTGTCTTTAGAGACTTTGTGGAAACGCTTGGATAAAAAGCGGTTGGAACATGAAGCAATAGCTAAGGCTAACCCGTTGATGCTTTATCAATATGGTGTGGCTGAAGCTTTTGAATTAAGTTGGGAAAAGTTGGATGAGAAAGCGCAAGGTTTAGGCTGTTGGTTGAGTTTGTATGCTTTGGCTGATATTCCCTATTCTGTGGAGGGGATGGAAGATGATGAAGAACAAGAACTTTTAGAAAAAGCCATCCGCGATTTACGAGAACTGCATTTAATAGAACGCATCAATAAAGGAATTTATCGTTTACATCCACTAATTCGGCAATTTTTTCAAATGAAGTTGGATGAGTCAAGCAATGCAGATGAGGTGAAAACTGCTTTTGTAGCAGAGATGTTAGAGATAGGAGAAGAAATTCCGCAACAGCCCACCCTTGATGTCATTCAAAAACTCACTCCCTTTATTCCTCATCTAGCAGAAGTTGCTAATGATTTGAGTGAATACATCAGCGATGAAAACTTGATGATACCTTTTACTAAATTAGGCTGGTTTTATCAAGGTCAATGTTTTTATGAACAGGCAGAACCTTGGTTAGAAAAATGTATAGAAGTCATTAAAAATCGTCTTGGTTCAGAACATTGTTATTTTGCCATTAGCAGCAGCAATCTGGCATTACTCTATCAATCTCAAGGACGCTACAAGGAGGCTAAACAAAAGTTTCAACAAGCTTTAGAATTATCAAAATACTGGTCAGTAAAGGATGAAGTATTGTTTGCTATCATCTTGGATAATTTGGCAGTAATATTCTACTTGCAAGGACAGTACAAGGAGGCTGAAGCAAAGTTTCAACAAGCTTTGGAAATTTTTACTACTATTTTAGGGGATGAAAATACCCGTGTAGCTAATACTCTAAACCACCTAGCACAGGTTTACCAAACTCAAGACAATTATAGTAAAGCTGGAACACTGCTTAAGCAAGTTTTAGAAATGAGAAAAAACTTACAGGGAGAGAACCACCCAGATTTTGCTCAAAGCTTAAATAATTTGGCAGCGTTTTACGCAAGTCAAGGAGACTATATTGAAGCCCAAACACTGTGTTGGCAAGCTTTAAAAATGAAAAACATCTTACAAGGAGAAAACCATCCTGACGTTGCTCTAATTCTAACTAATATAGGTGTTTTATACTTTTATCAAAAAAGCTTCAATGAAGCTGAAGCCCTATTAAAGCAAGCTTTAGAAATGAGAAAATGTCTACATGGAGAAACCCATCCTGACATTGCTAACAGTCTTAACCACATGGCACTTTTTTACAGTGGTAGCAGCCGTTACGATGAAGCTGAACCTTTATTCAAGAAAGCTTTAGAAATTAGAAAATCTCTGCTGAGTGAAAACCATCCTGATATAGCTACAAGCTTGTACAATCTAGCAAGATTATATACTGATACAGGATGCTACACTAAAGCTAAATCGCATTATCAAGAACCCTTGGTAATTTATGAACGCACTTTAGGTGTAGGTCATTCTCGTACAATGAATGTGCGGGAAAGTTATGCAATCTTTTTAGAAGAAGTATATCGCTAA
- a CDS encoding beta strand repeat-containing protein: MSVSFATQTNFSVGNTPNYVTVGDFNGDGKLDLATANQGSNNVSVLRNAANTGFDPAINFTVGSQPTSVTVGDFNGDGKSDLAVVNRDSDNVSVLLNNTPKITITADIAPVEGGTTGTFTITLDTAAPDGGLVVNFNNTGSTATPTSDYSLTAGENITAVTANTFTIAGGATSATLNVVAEADAVTDPKETVTVNLTAGADYILGVNSRIGTEETFLINTTGLFRPPTDYIVGSNPRSVAVGDFNGDGKIDLVAVNSKGSYVSVLLRNAANTDFDVQNFTYASSSFSVAVGDFNGDGKSDLAVANINSNSVSVLLRDDTNRYFDAATDFSVGSNPRSVTVGDFNGDGKSDLAVANYNSNSVSVLLRNAANTGFNDATDFSVGSNPRSVTVGDFNGDGKFDLAVARNTGVSVLLRNAANTGFDPATNLNAGSNFVAVGDFNGDGKSDLATASNTVVTVLLRNTANTGFDDATYFVIDGLASSIAVGDFNNDGKSDLAVANMGSNNVSVLLRNAANTSFDPATNFNAGPNTVSVAVGDFNGDGKSDLATASVTHNRVFVLLNADPTATLTITDVPPTPITGNGRDPLTGTTGNDNIVGGPGAKTLTGNGGNDIFVFTNLKDVGQRITDFGIGNDKIDIKQLLLSIGYYGGTNANFIADGFVKFVQGSTANSTVLQIDRDGVFGAAIFKNFLQLDNVTPTQMNNLNNFV; this comes from the coding sequence ATGAGCGTGAGTTTTGCAACCCAAACCAACTTCAGCGTCGGGAATACTCCCAATTACGTCACCGTAGGCGACTTCAACGGCGACGGCAAGCTGGACTTAGCGACGGCAAACCAAGGCAGCAACAACGTTTCAGTGCTACGCAATGCCGCGAATACAGGTTTTGATCCTGCCATCAACTTTACCGTGGGGTCTCAACCCACTTCCGTGACCGTAGGGGACTTCAACGGCGACGGCAAATCTGACTTGGCTGTGGTGAACCGTGACAGCGACAACGTCTCAGTGCTGCTAAATAACACACCCAAAATCACTATTACCGCCGACATAGCACCCGTGGAAGGGGGAACCACAGGCACATTTACTATTACCCTAGACACAGCCGCCCCAGATGGTGGGTTAGTCGTCAACTTCAACAACACAGGCTCTACCGCCACCCCTACCAGCGACTATAGCCTCACAGCAGGAGAAAATATTACTGCGGTGACTGCTAACACCTTCACCATTGCCGGAGGAGCCACCAGCGCCACCTTAAACGTCGTCGCTGAAGCTGATGCCGTCACAGACCCCAAAGAAACCGTCACTGTCAACCTCACCGCTGGTGCTGACTACATCCTCGGTGTCAACAGCCGTATCGGCACTGAGGAGACATTTTTAATAAACACTACTGGCCTTTTTCGCCCCCCCACCGACTACATCGTGGGGTCTAATCCCCGTTCCGTCGCCGTAGGCGACTTCAACGGCGACGGCAAAATTGACTTGGTTGCAGTGAACTCTAAAGGCAGCTACGTCTCAGTGCTGTTACGTAATGCCGCGAATACAGATTTTGATGTCCAAAACTTTACCTACGCGTCTAGTTCCTTTTCCGTCGCCGTAGGCGACTTCAACGGCGACGGCAAATCTGACTTGGCTGTAGCGAACATTAACAGCAACAGCGTCTCAGTGCTGCTACGTGATGACACGAATAGATATTTTGATGCTGCCACCGATTTCAGCGTCGGGTCTAATCCTCGTTCCGTGACCGTAGGCGACTTCAACGGCGACGGCAAATCTGACTTGGCTGTAGCGAACTATAACAGCAACAGCGTCTCAGTGCTGCTACGTAATGCCGCTAATACAGGTTTTAATGATGCCACCGATTTCAGCGTCGGGTCTAATCCTCGTTCCGTGACCGTAGGCGACTTCAACGGCGACGGCAAATTTGACTTGGCTGTGGCGAGAAATACGGGCGTTAGCGTGCTGCTACGCAATGCCGCGAATACAGGTTTTGATCCTGCCACCAACCTTAACGCCGGGTCTAATTTTGTTGCCGTAGGAGACTTCAACGGCGACGGCAAATCTGACTTGGCTACGGCGAGCAACACGGTTGTCACCGTGCTGTTACGCAATACCGCGAATACAGGTTTTGATGATGCCACCTACTTTGTTATCGATGGTTTGGCTAGTTCCATCGCCGTAGGAGACTTCAACAACGATGGCAAATCTGACTTAGCTGTGGCGAACATGGGCAGCAACAATGTCTCAGTGCTGTTACGTAATGCCGCCAATACAAGTTTTGATCCTGCTACCAACTTTAACGCCGGCCCTAATACCGTTTCCGTCGCTGTAGGAGACTTCAACGGCGACGGCAAATCTGACTTAGCGACGGCGAGCGTTACCCACAACAGAGTCTTTGTACTGCTGAATGCTGACCCCACCGCCACATTAACAATTACCGATGTTCCTCCTACCCCCATCACAGGCAACGGTCGTGACCCCCTAACAGGTACTACTGGGAACGATAACATTGTTGGTGGACCCGGTGCTAAAACCCTTACAGGCAATGGTGGAAATGACATTTTTGTTTTCACCAATCTCAAAGATGTGGGTCAACGCATCACCGACTTTGGCATTGGTAACGACAAAATTGACATCAAGCAACTACTTCTTAGCATTGGTTATTATGGCGGCACAAACGCCAACTTCATTGCTGATGGCTTTGTGAAGTTCGTACAAGGAAGTACAGCTAACAGTACCGTTCTCCAGATAGACCGCGATGGCGTATTTGGTGCGGCAATTTTCAAGAACTTCCTTCAGTTGGACAACGTTACCCCAACCCAAATGAATAACCTCAACAACTTCGTGTAA